A stretch of the Bradyrhizobium sp. CCBAU 53351 genome encodes the following:
- a CDS encoding tripartite tricarboxylate transporter TctB family protein encodes MISRRALELATAVLTGGFGVAVVIQSLDNGIGWSSAGVDAGTFPFLTGIIIVLGSLYNLARGVLPVASLANVPIAITPVELRRLAGLFVPAAIFVAAIPLAGMYVASALYVFTVLAIPRHQSVPRALAMAGATALALYVVFERMFQVSLPHGALAAMFGL; translated from the coding sequence ATGATCTCCCGCCGCGCGCTTGAACTTGCGACTGCCGTCCTCACCGGCGGCTTTGGTGTCGCTGTCGTGATCCAAAGCCTCGACAACGGCATCGGCTGGTCGAGCGCGGGCGTCGATGCCGGGACATTCCCGTTCCTGACGGGCATCATCATCGTGCTCGGCAGCCTCTACAATCTGGCACGGGGCGTGCTGCCGGTGGCATCCCTGGCCAATGTTCCGATCGCCATCACGCCGGTGGAGTTGCGCCGGCTTGCCGGCCTGTTCGTGCCGGCCGCGATCTTCGTCGCCGCGATTCCGCTCGCCGGGATGTACGTCGCCTCCGCGCTCTACGTCTTCACGGTGCTGGCCATCCCGCGCCACCAATCCGTGCCGCGTGCGCTGGCGATGGCGGGGGCAACGGCGCTCGCGCTCTATGTCGTGTTCGAGCGCATGTTCCAGGTCAGCCTCCCGCACGGCGCGCTCGCCGCCATGTTCGGGCTCTGA
- a CDS encoding tripartite tricarboxylate transporter substrate binding protein: MGRTSIFLLSAALTVLAGTMPALSAWQPQKPIEFVATAGPGGGTDNLARAVQNIITKHKLTEQPIVVVNKGGGSGAEGYVYGKASAGDPYKVIFGTSNAWQQPLVSKVAFNYTDLTPIAAMAQDEFLLWVKQDAPYKNAGDYLKAAASGEFKMGGAQSKDTDEVLTRMIEKAGKVKLTYIPFKSGAETAVQLAGGHLDSHVNNPSESLGQWRGGTQRPLCVFSPKRLPQGAKITATEGWGDVPTCVEQGLDIKQYEQPRTVWLPGKVTPDQAAFYVDLMKKVQATPEWKDYIEKTSQVDTFLTGAEFDKFIKEDLEHVKQVAGEQGWLVK; encoded by the coding sequence ATGGGTCGGACGTCAATATTTCTGCTCTCCGCAGCCTTAACCGTGCTCGCCGGTACCATGCCCGCGCTCAGTGCCTGGCAACCGCAAAAGCCGATCGAGTTCGTGGCCACCGCCGGCCCCGGCGGCGGCACCGACAATCTCGCCCGCGCAGTGCAGAACATCATCACCAAGCACAAGCTGACGGAGCAGCCGATCGTCGTCGTCAACAAGGGCGGCGGTAGCGGTGCCGAAGGCTATGTCTACGGCAAGGCGTCGGCCGGCGATCCCTACAAGGTGATCTTCGGCACCTCCAATGCCTGGCAGCAGCCGCTCGTCTCCAAGGTCGCCTTCAATTACACCGATCTCACCCCGATCGCGGCGATGGCGCAGGACGAGTTTTTGCTCTGGGTCAAGCAGGACGCGCCATACAAGAATGCGGGCGATTACCTGAAGGCCGCCGCATCCGGCGAATTCAAGATGGGCGGCGCACAGTCCAAGGACACCGACGAGGTCTTGACGCGCATGATCGAGAAAGCCGGCAAGGTCAAGCTGACCTACATCCCCTTCAAGAGCGGCGCCGAGACCGCCGTGCAGCTCGCCGGCGGACATCTCGACTCCCACGTCAACAATCCCAGCGAGAGCCTCGGGCAATGGCGCGGCGGCACGCAGCGCCCGCTCTGTGTGTTCAGCCCGAAGCGGCTGCCGCAGGGCGCCAAGATCACGGCGACCGAAGGCTGGGGCGACGTTCCCACCTGCGTCGAGCAGGGCCTCGACATCAAGCAATATGAGCAGCCGCGCACCGTGTGGCTGCCCGGCAAGGTCACGCCGGACCAGGCCGCGTTCTATGTCGACCTCATGAAGAAGGTGCAGGCGACGCCGGAGTGGAAGGATTACATCGAGAAGACCTCCCAGGTCGACACCTTCCTGACCGGCGCCGAATTCGACAAGTTCATCAAGGAGGACCTCGAACACGTCAAGCAGGTCGCGGGCGAGCAGGGCTGGCTGGTGAAGTGA
- a CDS encoding CaiB/BaiF CoA-transferase family protein: protein MPGSQSTSRRSGPLAGLKVVDLTHVMAGPTCTLMLADMGADVIKIEKSPNGDDTRHSVPPKIGDEAASFLMMNRNKRGIVLDLKTEGGKQVLRRLIANADVLVENFAPGAMERLGFGYEELHKQYPSLIYCSLSGFGRTGPYKHRRGFDLVAQAMSGIMSFTGERPDGPPVKCGPPLSDITAGLLASMGILAAYTHRLKTGEGQWVETSLYEAALVQTYWQSTIALAAGTAPRAMGSAHPLNAPYQAFEASDGWLVVGGANKKHWLLMLEALGASELAADPRFVNGADRMANLKELEAVLSERFRTRTRAHWLAALDEKGVPCGPVHDMLEALSDPQTLAREMVVEVEHSTLGPVKTIGLPVKFSETPGKVLSGAPVYGEHTRDVLAEHGFDHKQIEALAKEGAIVLASGRQAERVA from the coding sequence ATGCCAGGTTCGCAATCTACCTCCCGCCGTTCAGGACCGCTTGCCGGGCTCAAGGTCGTCGATCTCACCCATGTCATGGCCGGCCCGACCTGCACCCTGATGCTCGCCGACATGGGCGCCGACGTCATCAAGATCGAGAAATCGCCGAACGGCGATGATACCCGCCACTCCGTACCGCCGAAGATCGGCGATGAGGCGGCCTCGTTCCTAATGATGAACCGCAACAAGCGCGGCATCGTGCTGGACCTCAAGACCGAGGGCGGCAAACAGGTACTGCGCCGGCTGATCGCGAATGCCGACGTGCTGGTCGAGAATTTCGCGCCCGGCGCCATGGAGCGCCTCGGCTTCGGTTACGAAGAGCTTCACAAGCAATATCCATCGCTGATCTATTGCTCGCTGTCGGGCTTCGGCCGCACCGGTCCCTACAAGCACCGCCGCGGCTTCGATCTCGTCGCGCAGGCCATGAGCGGCATCATGAGCTTTACGGGCGAACGCCCCGACGGTCCGCCCGTGAAATGCGGCCCGCCGCTGTCCGACATCACCGCCGGCCTGCTCGCGAGCATGGGCATTCTGGCGGCCTACACGCACCGCCTCAAGACCGGGGAGGGGCAGTGGGTCGAGACCTCGCTCTACGAGGCCGCGCTGGTGCAGACCTATTGGCAGTCCACTATCGCGCTCGCCGCAGGCACCGCGCCGCGCGCGATGGGCTCGGCGCATCCGCTCAACGCGCCGTATCAGGCGTTCGAGGCCTCGGACGGCTGGCTCGTGGTCGGCGGCGCCAACAAGAAGCACTGGCTATTGATGCTGGAAGCGCTCGGTGCGAGCGAGCTCGCCGCCGATCCGCGCTTCGTCAACGGCGCCGACCGCATGGCCAATCTCAAGGAGCTCGAGGCGGTCCTCAGCGAGCGCTTCCGCACCCGAACTCGGGCGCACTGGCTTGCCGCGCTGGACGAGAAGGGCGTGCCGTGCGGCCCCGTGCACGACATGCTGGAGGCGCTCAGTGATCCCCAGACGCTGGCGCGCGAGATGGTGGTCGAGGTCGAGCATTCCACGCTCGGTCCCGTGAAGACGATCGGGCTGCCCGTGAAGTTTTCGGAGACCCCAGGCAAAGTGCTGTCAGGCGCACCGGTCTATGGTGAGCACACGAGAGACGTGCTGGCCGAGCACGGGTTCGACCACAAGCAGATCGAAGCGCTCGCAAAAGAAGGCGCAATCGTCCTGGCCTCGGGAAGACAGGCGGAACGCGTCGCCTGA
- a CDS encoding enoyl-CoA hydratase/isomerase family protein, with protein sequence MDLAAEADDLVFECNDGIGRITFNRPQARNAFTFAMYERLAAICEQANGDPSIKVLVLRGAGDKAFASGTDINQFRGFKTPQDAIDYENRIDRVLTTLEACRVPTIAAINGFCTGGGAGIAAACDLRIGTASAKIGFPIARTLGNCLSMSNVSRLTALIGAARVKDLIFTARLVDAAKAATVGLLGEVVADLAALDKRADEVARLVAGHAPLTLNATKQAVARLQRRLTRDEGEDLILMCYTSQDFREGLDAFLNKRAPQWRGQ encoded by the coding sequence ATGGACCTAGCTGCGGAGGCGGACGACCTCGTTTTTGAATGCAATGACGGCATCGGGCGGATCACCTTCAACCGCCCGCAGGCCCGTAACGCCTTCACCTTCGCCATGTATGAACGGCTCGCCGCGATCTGCGAGCAGGCGAACGGCGACCCCTCGATCAAGGTGCTGGTGCTGCGCGGGGCCGGCGACAAGGCGTTTGCCTCGGGCACCGACATCAACCAGTTCCGCGGGTTCAAGACGCCGCAGGACGCGATCGACTACGAGAACCGCATCGATCGGGTGCTGACCACGCTGGAAGCGTGCCGCGTGCCGACCATCGCGGCGATCAACGGCTTCTGCACGGGCGGTGGTGCGGGCATTGCCGCGGCCTGCGACCTGCGCATCGGCACGGCAAGCGCGAAGATCGGATTTCCGATCGCCCGGACGCTCGGCAATTGCCTGTCGATGTCCAATGTCAGCCGTCTCACCGCGCTGATTGGCGCTGCGCGCGTCAAGGACCTGATCTTCACCGCGCGCCTGGTCGATGCCGCGAAAGCCGCAACCGTCGGGCTGCTCGGCGAGGTCGTCGCGGATCTTGCCGCGCTGGACAAGCGGGCCGATGAGGTCGCGCGGCTGGTCGCCGGTCATGCGCCGCTGACGCTCAATGCGACCAAGCAGGCGGTCGCCCGCCTGCAGAGGCGGCTGACCCGGGACGAGGGCGAAGACCTCATCCTGATGTGCTACACGAGCCAGGATTTTCGCGAAGGGCTCGATGCTTTCCTCAACAAGCGCGCGCCGCAATGGCGCGGCCAATAG
- a CDS encoding GntR family transcriptional regulator, with protein sequence MLHEDVVGRIRAILLDGEIPPGARIPERELCERLGISRTPLREALKVLAAEGLVQLLPHRGSRAAKLTDKDMRDLFEVCQGLEALAGELACERITDAEIDAIAAAHAQMVQHYRDGDLIQYYRGNRAIHEAIVSAAGNPVLAGLYTSVTARIRRARYVTPMTPQRWALAVKEHEAILNALQRRDGAGLSHILRAHLRHKREEVLQAGFAETEASELALRIA encoded by the coding sequence ATGCTTCATGAAGACGTCGTCGGACGCATCCGCGCCATTCTGCTCGACGGCGAAATCCCGCCGGGCGCCCGGATTCCCGAGCGCGAGCTGTGTGAGCGGCTCGGGATCTCGCGCACACCGCTGCGCGAGGCGCTCAAGGTGCTCGCCGCCGAAGGCCTCGTGCAGCTCTTGCCGCATCGCGGCTCGCGCGCGGCAAAGCTGACCGACAAGGACATGCGCGACCTGTTCGAGGTCTGCCAGGGCCTCGAGGCCCTCGCCGGCGAGCTCGCCTGCGAGCGCATCACGGATGCCGAGATCGACGCGATCGCCGCAGCGCACGCACAGATGGTGCAGCATTATCGCGACGGCGATCTGATCCAGTACTACCGCGGCAACCGCGCCATTCACGAAGCCATCGTCAGCGCAGCCGGAAACCCCGTGCTGGCGGGGCTTTACACATCCGTGACTGCGCGCATCCGCCGCGCGCGTTATGTCACGCCGATGACGCCGCAGCGCTGGGCCCTCGCCGTGAAGGAGCACGAGGCCATCCTGAATGCGCTGCAGAGGCGCGACGGCGCCGGCCTCTCCCATATCCTGCGTGCGCATCTGCGCCACAAGCGCGAAGAGGTGCTGCAGGCGGGCTTTGCCGAGACGGAAGCAAGCGAACTCGCGCTGAGAATTGCGTAA
- a CDS encoding MBL fold metallo-hydrolase yields the protein MTIDVSRRSLLALGAGLGASAMLGSSALAKAPKLGTQTPYWHRFVLGDAEVTVVSDGPLPLGDPSGTFTGVPKEEVKKMLADNFLSPDNVVLEQNSPIVNTGDKLILFDTGMGSSKMFGASTGRQQKSMMEAGIKPEDIDAVVCSHAHIDHIGGIVDANDKPLFPNAQIYISQTDFDFWTDEGKLGSPAKDFVVHARKNLLPVRDRIKFFKDGEEFLPGVQAISAPGHTVGHTIFMVSSAGKSFAFLGDLSHHSVLLLERPRMEFSYDTDPKQAAESRVKLLTMLAANKTPVMSYHFAWPGYGHVAKAGEGFHYYPEPMKMAL from the coding sequence ATGACAATCGATGTCTCACGTCGATCCCTACTTGCCCTTGGAGCCGGCCTTGGTGCCAGCGCGATGCTCGGCAGCAGCGCGTTGGCGAAGGCTCCCAAGCTCGGCACCCAGACGCCGTACTGGCACCGCTTCGTTCTCGGCGATGCCGAAGTGACCGTCGTGTCCGACGGACCGCTGCCGCTCGGCGACCCCTCCGGGACCTTCACCGGCGTTCCCAAGGAAGAGGTCAAGAAGATGCTGGCGGACAATTTCCTGTCGCCGGACAACGTCGTGCTCGAACAGAACTCGCCGATCGTAAATACCGGCGACAAGCTCATCCTGTTCGACACCGGCATGGGCTCGTCGAAGATGTTTGGCGCCAGCACCGGGCGGCAGCAGAAGAGCATGATGGAGGCCGGCATCAAGCCGGAGGACATCGATGCCGTGGTGTGCTCACACGCCCATATCGACCACATCGGCGGCATCGTCGATGCCAACGACAAGCCGCTGTTCCCGAACGCGCAGATCTACATCTCCCAGACCGATTTCGACTTCTGGACCGACGAGGGCAAGCTCGGCAGCCCGGCCAAGGACTTCGTCGTTCACGCCCGCAAGAACCTGCTGCCGGTTCGCGACCGGATCAAATTCTTCAAGGACGGCGAGGAATTCCTGCCCGGCGTGCAGGCGATCTCGGCGCCCGGCCACACCGTCGGCCACACCATCTTCATGGTGTCGTCGGCCGGCAAGTCGTTCGCTTTCCTCGGCGATCTCTCGCACCATTCCGTGCTGCTGCTCGAACGGCCGCGGATGGAGTTCTCGTACGACACCGATCCGAAGCAGGCGGCGGAGTCGCGCGTCAAACTGCTGACGATGCTGGCGGCCAACAAGACGCCGGTGATGTCCTATCACTTCGCCTGGCCGGGCTACGGCCATGTCGCCAAGGCCGGTGAAGGCTTCCACTACTATCCCGAACCGATGAAGATGGCGTTGTAG
- a CDS encoding LysR family transcriptional regulator, producing MDTELARTFLTVVATGNFITAAERLHVSQSTVSTRIHSLEELLGCTLFVRNKAGAALTAAGRQFQRHASTLVRTVEQARHDVGIPKGFSGALVVGGRIGLWEEFLLLWVPRMQEANPQISIRAESALEPELMQGLVEGRIDIGVMYTPQSRPGLKVELLFEEQLVLVSTNPRSGPEPENGYVCVDWGPEFYARHSAVFPNFAGPALTANIGWLGLRHVLANGGSGYFAQRIVEPLLRARRLHLVGGAPKFSMPAYVVYSVDQPDAHVSSAIATMRDLAAEQARRATETPLNRGRKRR from the coding sequence GTGGATACCGAGCTGGCGCGGACATTCCTGACCGTGGTTGCGACCGGCAATTTCATCACGGCCGCCGAGCGGCTTCACGTCAGCCAGTCCACCGTCAGCACGCGCATCCATTCCCTCGAAGAGCTGCTCGGCTGCACGCTGTTCGTTCGCAACAAGGCCGGTGCGGCGTTGACGGCGGCGGGCCGCCAGTTTCAGCGGCACGCCTCCACGCTGGTGCGCACTGTCGAACAGGCCCGGCACGACGTCGGAATCCCCAAAGGTTTTAGCGGCGCGCTCGTGGTCGGCGGGCGCATCGGCCTGTGGGAGGAATTCCTGCTGCTCTGGGTGCCGCGCATGCAGGAGGCCAATCCGCAGATCTCTATCCGCGCCGAAAGCGCGCTCGAGCCGGAGCTGATGCAAGGGCTGGTCGAAGGACGCATCGACATCGGCGTCATGTACACGCCGCAAAGTCGCCCCGGCCTCAAGGTCGAACTGCTGTTCGAGGAGCAGCTCGTGCTCGTCTCGACCAACCCGAGGAGCGGGCCGGAGCCGGAGAACGGCTACGTCTGCGTCGATTGGGGCCCGGAGTTCTACGCCCGCCACAGCGCCGTCTTCCCGAATTTCGCAGGCCCCGCGCTGACGGCGAATATCGGTTGGCTCGGGCTGCGGCATGTCCTGGCCAACGGCGGTTCGGGCTACTTCGCGCAGCGGATCGTCGAGCCGCTGCTGAGGGCGCGGCGGCTGCACCTCGTTGGCGGCGCGCCGAAATTTTCGATGCCGGCCTATGTCGTCTACTCGGTCGACCAGCCGGACGCACACGTCTCGAGCGCGATCGCGACCATGCGTGACCTCGCGGCCGAGCAGGCCCGTCGCGCAACGGAAACTCCGCTGAACCGCGGGCGCAAGCGACGCTGA
- a CDS encoding haloacid dehalogenase type II has protein sequence MSDLSAVKALVFDVFGTVVDWRTSLITDFMWWSKQRGISADWTALVDGWRGMYMASMDDVRQHPERGYVMLDDLHRRSLEKLVAQFAIKGLTEADLDYLTKGWHRLNPWPDSVAGLTRLKSKFVISPLSNGNVALLTNMAKFAGLPWDLIMSAELFEHYKPDPETYLGAARLLCLDPGEVMMVAAHNGDLAAAQKNGLKTAFVARPTEYGPLQKVDFEATGKWDIVAKDFGGIADKLGC, from the coding sequence ATGTCCGATCTCTCCGCCGTCAAAGCCCTGGTCTTCGATGTGTTCGGTACGGTCGTGGACTGGCGCACCAGCCTGATCACCGACTTCATGTGGTGGAGCAAGCAGCGCGGCATCAGCGCCGACTGGACCGCCTTGGTCGACGGCTGGCGCGGCATGTACATGGCCTCGATGGACGACGTGCGCCAACATCCCGAGCGCGGCTATGTCATGCTCGATGATCTGCACCGCCGCTCGCTGGAGAAGCTGGTCGCGCAGTTCGCGATCAAGGGCCTCACCGAAGCCGATCTCGACTATCTCACCAAGGGCTGGCACCGCCTCAATCCCTGGCCGGACAGCGTCGCCGGCCTGACGCGGCTGAAGTCGAAATTCGTGATCTCGCCGCTCTCGAACGGCAACGTTGCGCTGCTCACCAACATGGCGAAGTTCGCTGGCCTGCCGTGGGACCTCATCATGTCGGCCGAGCTGTTCGAGCATTACAAGCCGGATCCCGAGACCTATCTCGGTGCCGCGCGTCTGCTTTGCCTCGATCCGGGCGAGGTGATGATGGTCGCCGCCCACAACGGCGATCTCGCGGCCGCGCAGAAGAACGGGCTGAAGACCGCGTTCGTGGCACGTCCGACGGAGTATGGTCCGCTTCAGAAGGTCGATTTCGAAGCGACCGGCAAATGGGACATCGTTGCCAAGGATTTTGGCGGGATCGCCGACAAGCTCGGTTGTTAG
- the glpX gene encoding class II fructose-bisphosphatase has product MSTHISVPPQALLERILTLEIVRVTERAAVSSARLRGHGNEKAADQAAVDAMRRELNKLPIQGTIVIGEGERDEAPMLYIGEQVGLKAGPEVDIAVDPLEGTTLCAKNMPGSIATMAMADGGTLLHAPDVYMQKLAIGPGYDKGVVDLDASPADNVRRLAKAKGVKPEGITVLVLDRPRHADIITSVRSTGAAVRLITDGDVAGVIHCADPDNTGVDMYLGTGGAPEGVLAAVALRCIGGQMQCRLILDSAEKIERAGKMGVNDPKMIYGIEDMARGDCLFAATGVTTGSLLSGVKFRKDGVIETETVVMRSVTGTVRYIKAEHRELAKFHLD; this is encoded by the coding sequence ATGTCGACCCATATTTCAGTCCCGCCGCAGGCATTGCTCGAGCGCATCCTGACGCTGGAGATCGTGCGGGTGACAGAGCGGGCGGCGGTGTCGTCGGCGCGGCTGCGCGGGCACGGCAACGAGAAGGCGGCCGACCAGGCCGCCGTCGATGCGATGCGGCGCGAGCTCAACAAGCTGCCGATCCAGGGCACCATCGTGATCGGCGAGGGCGAGCGCGACGAGGCGCCGATGCTGTACATCGGCGAGCAGGTCGGCCTCAAGGCGGGTCCCGAAGTTGACATCGCGGTCGATCCCCTCGAAGGCACCACGCTGTGCGCCAAGAACATGCCGGGCTCGATCGCCACCATGGCGATGGCCGACGGCGGCACGCTGCTGCACGCGCCCGACGTCTACATGCAGAAGCTCGCGATCGGCCCCGGCTACGACAAGGGCGTCGTCGATCTCGATGCGAGCCCGGCCGACAACGTCCGCCGCCTCGCCAAGGCCAAGGGCGTCAAGCCGGAGGGCATCACCGTTCTCGTGCTCGACCGTCCGCGCCATGCCGACATCATCACGAGCGTGCGCTCGACCGGCGCCGCCGTGCGCCTGATCACGGATGGCGACGTCGCCGGCGTGATCCATTGCGCCGACCCTGACAATACCGGCGTCGACATGTATCTCGGCACGGGCGGCGCGCCGGAAGGCGTGCTCGCCGCCGTGGCCCTGCGTTGCATCGGCGGCCAGATGCAGTGCCGCCTGATCCTCGATTCCGCCGAGAAAATCGAGCGTGCAGGCAAGATGGGCGTCAACGATCCCAAGATGATCTACGGCATCGAGGACATGGCGCGCGGCGACTGCCTGTTCGCCGCCACCGGTGTCACCACGGGGTCGCTGTTGTCCGGCGTCAAATTCCGCAAGGACGGCGTGATCGAGACCGAGACCGTCGTGATGCGCTCCGTCACCGGCACCGTGCGCTACATCAAGGCCGAGCATCGCGAGCTGGCGAAGTTCCATCTGGACTAA
- a CDS encoding homoserine dehydrogenase, which yields MVAPLKVGIAGLGTVGAEVVRLIETQARVLAGRSGRGIRVVAVTARSKAKKRGVDLRGVEWVRDPLALAMHPGIDCFVELMGGAGDPALSAVEAALNAGKSVVTANKALLAKHGLKLAKAAEKHGGALNFEAAVGAAIPVIKTLREGLAGTGINRVYGILNGTCNYILTRMEQEGLSFAECLKDAQRLGYAEANPSFDVDGHDTAQKLAILASLAFGTKVAQSAVYVEGISSIAPEDLRAASDLGYRVKLLGVAVRTAKGIEQRVHPTMVPKSSSIAQVMGVTNAVTIDGEGIPPITLVGPGAGGAATASAVVADIADVARGIRANPFGRPIAQLRDTKKAPMERHEGGYYIRLLARDFPGTAAAIATRLAEQKISIESIVQRHPNGGVAPENGKAVPVPVILITYATHEDAVRRALAAVQKDKVISGRPQVIRIEKN from the coding sequence ATGGTTGCACCCCTGAAAGTGGGCATAGCGGGGCTCGGCACCGTGGGCGCCGAAGTGGTCCGTTTGATCGAAACGCAGGCCCGTGTGCTCGCGGGCCGCAGCGGCCGCGGCATCCGCGTCGTCGCCGTCACCGCGCGCTCGAAGGCGAAGAAGCGCGGCGTCGATCTGCGCGGCGTCGAATGGGTCCGGGATCCCTTGGCGCTGGCCATGCATCCCGGCATCGACTGCTTCGTCGAGCTGATGGGCGGCGCCGGCGATCCCGCGCTGTCTGCGGTGGAGGCTGCCCTCAACGCCGGCAAGTCGGTCGTCACCGCCAACAAGGCGCTGCTGGCCAAGCACGGCCTCAAGCTCGCCAAGGCGGCCGAAAAGCACGGCGGTGCGCTGAATTTCGAGGCAGCCGTCGGCGCCGCGATCCCCGTCATCAAGACCTTGCGCGAGGGGCTTGCCGGCACCGGCATCAACCGCGTCTACGGCATCCTCAACGGCACCTGCAATTACATCCTGACCCGGATGGAGCAGGAGGGCCTGTCCTTCGCGGAATGCCTCAAGGACGCGCAGCGGCTCGGCTATGCCGAGGCCAACCCGTCGTTCGACGTCGATGGTCACGACACCGCGCAAAAGCTCGCGATCCTCGCCAGCCTCGCCTTCGGCACGAAAGTTGCTCAAAGCGCGGTGTATGTCGAAGGCATCTCATCCATTGCGCCGGAAGATCTGCGCGCGGCGTCCGATCTCGGCTATCGCGTCAAGCTGCTCGGCGTTGCGGTGCGCACCGCCAAGGGCATCGAGCAGCGCGTGCATCCGACCATGGTTCCAAAATCCTCCTCGATCGCGCAGGTGATGGGTGTCACCAATGCGGTCACGATCGACGGCGAGGGCATTCCGCCGATCACGCTGGTCGGCCCTGGCGCCGGCGGCGCGGCCACCGCATCCGCCGTCGTCGCCGACATCGCCGACGTCGCGCGCGGCATCCGCGCCAATCCGTTCGGCCGGCCCATTGCCCAATTGCGCGACACCAAGAAGGCGCCGATGGAGCGCCACGAGGGCGGCTATTACATCCGCCTGCTGGCGCGCGATTTCCCCGGCACCGCGGCCGCGATCGCGACGCGGCTTGCGGAGCAGAAGATTTCGATCGAGTCGATCGTGCAGCGTCATCCCAATGGCGGCGTTGCGCCCGAGAACGGCAAGGCCGTCCCCGTGCCCGTCATCCTGATCACCTACGCGACGCATGAGGACGCCGTGCGCCGTGCGCTCGCCGCCGTGCAGAAGGACAAGGTGATCAGCGGACGGCCGCAGGTGATCCGGATCGAGAAGAACTGA